One Alnus glutinosa chromosome 3, dhAlnGlut1.1, whole genome shotgun sequence genomic region harbors:
- the LOC133864562 gene encoding RHOMBOID-like protein 5 gives MGKRPPPPCDIECGPHKARPPPPPSPYFHPPASESEPWFAWLVPLIFAANVTMFAYTMYANDCPAHTGKEKCLLGKYLGRLSFQPFKENALLGPSTTVLVQLGGLENKLVVEKGEGWRLLSCMWLHAGVIHLVANMLSLLFIGIRLEQEFGFVRIGVLYLLSGFGGSLLSALNSKSSISVGASGALFGLLGAMLSELLTNWTIYANKCAALVTLVVIIGINLGVGFLPRVDNSAHVGGFVSGFLLGFILLVRPQFGYVSRKYIPTGYDIKRIHRHTWYQYLFWITALLLLIIGYAYCCVTLFKGETAYNLPF, from the exons ATGGGGAAGCGGCCTCCACCACCGTGTGATATAGAGTGTGGACCCCACAAAGCTCGGCCACCCCCACCACCGTCACCATATTTTCACCCTCCGGCCTCTGAGTCTGAACCATGGTTCGCCTGGCTCGTACCACTCATTTTTGCGGCTAATGTCACGATGTTCGCGTACACCATGTATGCGAATGATTGCCCAGCACATACTGGAAAGGAGAAGTGCCTGTTGGGCAAATACCTGGGGAGACTTTCTTTTCAACCCTTCAAAGAGAATGCGCTCCTTGGCCCTTCCACCACCGT GCTGGTTCAACTAGGAGGGCTTGAAAATAAATTAGTGGTGGAAAAAGGTGAAGGATGGCGCCTCTTGTCTTGCATGTGGCTTCACGCTGGAGTCATCCATTTAGTTGCCAACATGTTGAGTCTTCTCTTCATAGGAATCCGGCTTGAACAGGAATTTGGATTTG TGAGGATAGGAGTGTTGTACTTGCTTTCTGGTTTTGGTGGAAGCTTGTTATCTGCCCTTAATTCTAAATCATCAATATCAGTCGGTGCATCTGGTGCACTTTTCGGCCTATTGGGAGCCATGCTTTCCGAGCTTCTCACTAACTGGACAATCTATGCAAACAAG TGTGCAGCACTTGTGACCCTGGTGGTAATTATTGGCATAAATTTGGGTGTGGGGTTTCTACCTCGTGTGGACAACTCAGCTCACGTTGGAGGATTCGTGTCAGGATTTCTACTTGGATTCATTCTTTTAGTCCGTCCTCAATTTGGATATGTAAGCCGCAAATACATTCCTACAGGATATGATATCAAGCGCATACACAGGCACACGTGGTATCAGTATCTCTTCTGGATTACTGCTTTACTCCTCTTAATCATTGG GTATGCATATTGTTGTGTTACGCTGTTTAAGGGTGAGACGGCATATAATTTGCCTTTCTGA